A segment of the Microbacterium luteolum genome:
ACGCGCTCACGACGAGCGACGCATCGGCGCTGTGATGGCAAACACAATCCCGGCGTCCACTGACGAGGGAAGCCCGACCCTCGATATCTACCGTCAGTTCCGAGGCCTCATCGTCTCAGGACAACTCGGCGTGAACGAGCGTCTTCCGACGGTGAGGCAAACCGCCAGTGACTTCGGCGTAGCCCCAGGAACCGCCGCGAAGGCCTACAAGATGCTTGAACACCAGGGACTCGTCGTCACACGCACCGCTGCCGGCACCCGCGTCGCCGACGCGGCCGCGCCTCTACCCCAACCGGTGATCCGACACATCCGTGATCTCGTTACCGCGGCGCAATCATCGGGCGCTCAGATCAACGACGTCATTGATGTCTTTCGCGTCACCTGGCAGACATACAGCGGAACAGTTGATGATGCGACAGCCCCACGAAAGAAAGCGCCATGAACGGGCAGTACCACGGCGTTCACCCCGCAGCGCTCTCGCTGCCGCCAACTTTTCGTGTCGCTATCCCCTTGTCTGAGCTGCAACCACCCGAGGCACAGCAAGCTCCTGTGCCTCCGTCCACAGATTCCTGATCTCAACGCCTTACGTCTGCCGGAAACGATCGTTTACGGCAAATGCGAGCTCGGGCGTCGGGCTCCGATTGTCGAATCAAATCCACGTCCATCGACCAGTCCCGTGACGGGATCCCAAACGGAAATCGCGTGCCGTCCCGGTTACCGGTCGACGCCCGAGTTTTGCTTTACAGCTAGCCAGATGATGGGGTGCACGACTGAGATGAGAATCAGCAGCAGTGCCGATCCTCCAGAGGCCAAGATGATCCATGCGTTAGTGCCGCCTAGGCGTTCCTGATCTGCAGCGAGGATGCCGGAAGTAAAAGGACTGTCGCAACACCGATAGTCAGTACCCAGGACTCGAAGATCGCGAACCTGCGGCGAACTCGCGTCCGCGTCTCAACGAGAGCCGCGACAGCGAGGATGCTCGCGGTCAGCAGGCTGCCGACGGTGACTGCCCACAGGATCCATCCCAGAACCTGTGTACCTGCTGATCTCTCTCCGCAGGTGACGAGGAGCGGTGCGAACGTGTATTCGAAGTCGTCTGTGCATCTCATCTCTCGCGTCTGGAGCCACGAAGACAGCGAAACAAGGAGTGGAACAAGAACACTCACCGCGAGGGCCGCCCATCCGCAAAGGATGAGCGGCACCCAACGGCGACTGCCAGTAATCGAATGTCTGATCAGCAACTCCAGACATTCGCGGCTACCGTGCCGAAATCGCTGGAGCTCCAGCAAAGATCCGGGGTCCGGCATCCTCGCTGCAGATCAGGAACGGCTGGGCGGCACTAACGCATCAATCATCTATGCCTCTGGAGGATCGACACCGTAGCTGGGGCCCCGGACGACGCAGGCATAAGAAGCTCGTCGCGGCCTGGTTCGCCGGACCGCTAGTTCCATTCCCAACGAAGTCGGCGACGGAGTGTCTGACGTGCTGCCATCGTCGGGCGCTTCAGTGGTGACGGATCTAAGTCGCTGTCTTGCCCGATCGGCATCGCGCAGAAGAGGCCTGCGAGCCGAAGTAGAACTGCGCCCTCGGAAGCGGCAAACTCGAACTTGAAGCCGTGAGCCGCCATGTTGCGTAGGTTCATGCCTGGATCGAGGAGGGTCGTTCGCACCGCGCGAACCCAGTCAACGTCCAGGTCGAGCTCCTCGAGCTTGTCGAGGTAGAAGTCCATGGCTGGGAACCTGCCTGGGGATGCGCCGCGCTCGATCCTGTAGAGCGGCTCGCCGAGTAGGAGGAGCAGGCGCCGCGCGCCAGCTTCGATGAGCGGGATAGCGATGCGCGCGCTATCGGACGGTTCACCGCGCCAGTGGAGGTGAAGCGCACGGGCGAATAGGAAGGCATGACCAGGATCGCAATTGAAGGTGACTGAGAGCCAGGAGCCGATCTCGGATGCCGCGGGTCGACCGAACCTCCGCTCCATCTCGTTCAATTCGAGATCGAGCAATATCCCGTGCGTTCGGATCGCGACCTGCTCTGTTCGCACCAGCTCTTCTTCGTCGAAGTCGCTGTCGCTTCGTTCAGGGAGTCCGTGTGATCCGAATGAGACGCGCGAAAACAGACTCCGGATACTGCCCACTGATGACGCGCGTGCAGTGGCTATGTTTTGTTCATGGTTGCCCGCGGGCGACTTCGAAGCGAGGAAGATTCGTAGCGCTTGGCGCCAGTCGCCAGCGAACTTGTATCGCCGAATGTGACTTCGGAGAGCGCTCGTTGGCACGCGGACTACCGACTCGTGAGCTTGCCAGCCCATCGACTCAGGCGGTATCGATTGCATCAGCCTGACGGCTCGGTCGCGCGACTCGGTGTCGCCGTAACGACCGGCGAGGTCGGCTGCTGTTGCAGCCCAGTGCATCCGCCGAAAACCGACATCCTCCGATTCCGCCGTAGCCAGATACACGGCGACTTGTTCGCGTGTTGCCTCCAGTCGCTCGGAGCTGGTCGTGGCGAGACTTCGCCGGCAGTCGGCGATCCAGTCCGCTGACGACGGGTCTCGATATTCCGTCGCTGCCAGATCCAGGATGGCGCGGACCTGCGCACGTTCCTCCTCCGTCAGCGCGTAGGTAGCGGGGGTAGCTGAGATGGGTACCACCACGCGAGCGACTACTCCATCCGGCATGTGGCTGCCAACGGCGGATGTGGCCAACCTAAGCGCCTGCTGACGTATGGCTTCTTCCTCCAGCATCCGGCGGCCTCGCGCGATTGAGTTAGCTCTGCCGATCGCGAGGGCACGGTGGAGGCTGTCCACTGAGTCGTCGTCGCCGAGCGCACAGTACGCGGCAACCGTCCTCGCGGCGTGGGCGACGCCGGTCTCGGCGCGGGCTGTGAGAAGAGAGTCGCACAGTAGCGCCACCAAAATGGGTAGCTTGGTGCTTGCAAGCATGGACCGCCACAACGTGTGTGACTCGTGGGTCGCGCTTCCGACCGGTCGCACTTGCAGCCCAATGCGTGGGCCCGATACCGGCGTTAGTGCGACGCTGCCGCCTGTCGCCTTGTCGTCGAGTTCGAATCCGAGCAGAGTGGTCAGTTCGGACTGAAGGCCCAGCGAGAGGTCGCCGAACTCACCGTCTCCGTGACACGCGAACGAGATCTCCAGAGGGTCGCCGGCTGTGGCTCCGAGGCGATCGAGAATCCTCGCCGCAACCTCGCCGTGGCCCGACTCGTAGAGGTATTCGCTACTTGTGGAGTCGTGCGGATCCTCGCGGTCGACGGCGGGTGTCCTCGGTTGTTCGCCTCTTGAATCGCCGATAAGGCTCACCAGTCTTCCTCTAGTTCCCTGTCGTGAAGCTCATCAATTGTCTGCTGAAACCACTCGGCTGCTTGGCTCAGCTGTGCGCGGAGGTGGATGGATCTCGCCTTGTCTGCGGCTACTGCGCATGCGTCGCGCGCGGCATTCAGCTCGGATGATTCATTGCCTACCCATCCCCAGGCATTCAGATGCATCCCTCGCCGGAGCTCGGACAAGACGTCGTCGAGCACGTCGCCGATCTCGGCCTGGTTCACGCAGGCATCCGCCAGCTGAAGGTTGCCCGGCACCCAGAGTTTCAATGCCCCGAGCGTGTGAACAAGGGTGATGAGTTCGTTTTGGCCGAGGCGTGGAACGCGCGCGGCGAGCGATGCCGCTTGATTCGGCGCGAGTCTATTGCCCAGCGCAACTGCGACAACCTTTAGCAGATCGTCGGAGCCATCGTGGAGCTGATCGATGAGCCAGTCAGAGAAGGCGTCTGCCTGCTCCTCAAAGACCGCGGCGAGGTCATCAAAATCGTCTGCGATCTCCTCGTCCTTGCAGGAGGTCTCAAGCAGGAAGTCCAGCGCGAGCTTGGGGTGCGCGCGGGCTGCGGTCGTGACTACTTCTTGGGCGATGAAGTCGTTGAGTCCAGTACGTGCGGCAATCGAGAGCAAGGCTGAGTGAGTTGCCTCGTCACGTCCCGTCTGGTCGCCGCCTTGGTCGTATCGCCACGCGCCCGTGAGCGCGTTCGCCGCCGCACGCGGCGAAACTTCGTATGCAAGAAGCGTTTCGGAAGCCTCTCGGGGGTTGGCGTGGAGATACCACCCACCACTACCGAGGAATGCAGTCGCGACGGCAATGTCGGGATCCGCGATGCCAGTACGCCAGATGCCGAGGAACGCCCCCTGGCGCTGTGTCCACGGGACGCCGTCGATGAATGCGGCCAGAGCCAGCCGAACGCCGGTCCGCGAAGACACGGCGGCGGTCGTCGCCCACGCGAGGGCGTCGTCCATCGCGCTGCAACTCCATTGAGAGATCAGCACTGGCAGGTCTCGGTCTAGAGGGTGACTCCCCGCTGCGTTGGCGATCGTGCGAACGAGGTCAGGCATCAAGGGCGCCTCGAGGTCACTGATGGCTTGCCAAACTCCGCTGAACGAGGGTTGCTTACCGAGTTCGACCGCCTCGGCGCTGACGTCGCCGACGATGGCCACGATGTCGGCCGCTTCCCCGAGCGCGAGGAGTCGTCGGGCGAGGGCTTTGTTGACGGTAGATATCCCAGTGCGCGTAACCTCTACCTTCGCGGCTGCCGCCGCCTGTCTTCTCTCGTTCTGCTCTTGTTCGGTTAGCTCTTCCGACTCGGCGAGCCTCGCGTCTCGCTGGATTTTCAGTTCTCCGAGGTCAGGGACGCGTTCGACTACCTCGCCGACTTGCTTCCATGGCGATCCGACGACGCGGTCGGCGAGAGCGTCTCGGAGGTCGTCGGAGCCGTCGAGCTCATACTGCAGTGACAGGGCCGCGTGTTGGATGAGGAGCGACTGGCCATGCTCGGCGTTCCAGTCGATGGCATCTCGGATCGTCCGCCGGATCGTCGCAAAAGGTGTGCGTGCGGCGGCCTGCGCAAGGGTAGCTAGGGTCGCGAGGTCGTCGTCTTCCCAAACGAGCACGGCATCCGTGCTCACCGCGCTCCCGAAATAGCCGTGCGGTGCTCGCAGCGCTTCTCGCAGCAGTGCGATCGCTGCTCCGGCTCTTAGGAGGCTAGCGGACGATGCTTCGTCGAGCAGGAGTGCTCGAATTTGGTCGCGCACAGGCCGGAGCGCAGTCTCGGAGATCAGGTGAGGCTTGAAGGAGATCTGGTGGAGCGCGGACTGGATGGTCTCGAGCTCTTCCTTTGCGAGCAGTGGTTTTAGAGCCGACAGCGCGACGGCCGCTTCGGCATCGGCGTGAGCTGAACTGAACACCTTCACACGCGTGACGATCCGGCCCGGGTAGGTAAGGTCTGGGAGTGTCGCAAGATTGCTGAGATCATCGGAAAGGACACGTCGAGCATGATCAGGATGCGCGTGCGGGGGGCGGGAGTCGACGCAGGCGAGCGCTAACAGCGCATCGACAGCGGTTTCAAGGGCGCTAGAGTCGTTTATCGCTGCGCGACCGTAGAGCTTCGGCAGCTTCGCGCGCACATCGGATCGACCGATGTGACGAGAGCCTGGCCAGACTCGGTGATAGAGCTGGTCATCCACGTCCTCTGGATCGTCGACTTCGGGAACCTGACGTGCGTCGTCGCAATCGAGTCGGATGCGCACCTCCTCGAGTGCTGCTACCAGGGCTGCTGGTTGAGTTGCCGCCAGCGGCGCGATCTGGTCTAGCTCTCGAGTGAGGACGGATGGGTGCGGCGAGGTAAGCCGAGTCCGGATCGCTTCCCAGACCGTCTCCATGACCGCGGGGCCACCTCGCTGAGTGACCCGCCAGTCGAGCTCGCCTAGGGTGACCGCCAGCCGTTGGTAATGGTTTGGTCCGAACGTTTGCCAAAGCTCGGACACGAAGCCCGTGTCGAAGTCCTCGAACACGGCGACATCTTCCACGATCTGGTCAGCCAGTACGTCGGGCACCACGCGGAGCCGGCCGTCGGTGTCAAGGATGATCCCGCGGTCGATGAGTTGTCTTGTCAGGCGGGCGAGCTGTATTTCGCTATGTCCACAAAAGTATGCGATCTGCGCCTGTTCGGCCGGCGACCGGTTGGAATCAGGTTGCACGCACGCGTACGTCGCGATTACGCGGTGAATTGTGTCGCTGTCGAAGCCCTTGAAGCCGCTCGGGAACATGACCTCCTGGTACCGCGCGAGAACGATCTCGCGGAGATTTGCGTTGACTGCTATCGATCCGCTGATCTGCCCTCTCCGGATGAGGTTCGTCAGGATGACGGCGATGTGTGGACTATGTCGCGCTTGTTCAGCGAGGTAATTGCGCAGGCCGAAGCTCAAGTCGATGCCGGAGGTGAGCCCAGTTACGAGGCTTCTGGCCGTAGAGAGACTCAGCTCATCGAGGGAGATTGAGAGCTGATCATCGGGTGCGAAGGAGGCGCGCGCGATCGCGCCTTGGATCGAAGGGAGGCCGCTCGGTCGCGTTGTCAAGACGACCTGGAGGTCGGCATGGTTGCGCGCGAACGCGAGTAGGGGGGCGAGGGCGGGCGGGTCGTTGTGCGCATCGTCGATCACGATGATGTTCGTGCCCGGACGCAGGTCATTCATCACGCTCGCGTCGAAGGTTCGGTTGGGCCCGAGACAACTGATGACGCGGCTCGGATCGCGCTTGGTCTCGGCGCGGAGTGCTTCGTTCCACAGGCGCGTCTTTCCTCGACCACCGGGGCCGCTGATGACCAGGACTTGGGGTGCATCACGGCGCGACCTAGTCAGCGCCACGGCGAGGCGATCCAATTCGTCCTCTCGACCGGCCAGCTGGCCGAGATCATTGATCACGGATGCAGGGTTCTGTCTCGTGGCCTGGAAGTGCTCAAAGGGCATCATTGCGTCGCCGGGAGCGCGGACAAATTGTCTACGGACTT
Coding sequences within it:
- a CDS encoding GntR family transcriptional regulator codes for the protein MANTIPASTDEGSPTLDIYRQFRGLIVSGQLGVNERLPTVRQTASDFGVAPGTAAKAYKMLEHQGLVVTRTAAGTRVADAAAPLPQPVIRHIRDLVTAAQSSGAQINDVIDVFRVTWQTYSGTVDDATAPRKKAP
- a CDS encoding ATP-binding protein; amino-acid sequence: MSGAGDTGDHVKGAPRPTAWEWLAGHKHPQLLPTPWLSDTELEDFVEVLLFSERVLGNAVRHVQHVERWGVPGDKQDGIDFFGRFSDGTPAAWQVKQLENLTRGAVRDAVRATTFDKAAEIYLVFGGIATVQARKEMLAYPSWTLLDRRTLTEMLRILPTQTQHDIVDRFWGEQVRRQFVRAPGDAMMPFEHFQATRQNPASVINDLGQLAGREDELDRLAVALTRSRRDAPQVLVISGPGGRGKTRLWNEALRAETKRDPSRVISCLGPNRTFDASVMNDLRPGTNIIVIDDAHNDPPALAPLLAFARNHADLQVVLTTRPSGLPSIQGAIARASFAPDDQLSISLDELSLSTARSLVTGLTSGIDLSFGLRNYLAEQARHSPHIAVILTNLIRRGQISGSIAVNANLREIVLARYQEVMFPSGFKGFDSDTIHRVIATYACVQPDSNRSPAEQAQIAYFCGHSEIQLARLTRQLIDRGIILDTDGRLRVVPDVLADQIVEDVAVFEDFDTGFVSELWQTFGPNHYQRLAVTLGELDWRVTQRGGPAVMETVWEAIRTRLTSPHPSVLTRELDQIAPLAATQPAALVAALEEVRIRLDCDDARQVPEVDDPEDVDDQLYHRVWPGSRHIGRSDVRAKLPKLYGRAAINDSSALETAVDALLALACVDSRPPHAHPDHARRVLSDDLSNLATLPDLTYPGRIVTRVKVFSSAHADAEAAVALSALKPLLAKEELETIQSALHQISFKPHLISETALRPVRDQIRALLLDEASSASLLRAGAAIALLREALRAPHGYFGSAVSTDAVLVWEDDDLATLATLAQAAARTPFATIRRTIRDAIDWNAEHGQSLLIQHAALSLQYELDGSDDLRDALADRVVGSPWKQVGEVVERVPDLGELKIQRDARLAESEELTEQEQNERRQAAAAAKVEVTRTGISTVNKALARRLLALGEAADIVAIVGDVSAEAVELGKQPSFSGVWQAISDLEAPLMPDLVRTIANAAGSHPLDRDLPVLISQWSCSAMDDALAWATTAAVSSRTGVRLALAAFIDGVPWTQRQGAFLGIWRTGIADPDIAVATAFLGSGGWYLHANPREASETLLAYEVSPRAAANALTGAWRYDQGGDQTGRDEATHSALLSIAARTGLNDFIAQEVVTTAARAHPKLALDFLLETSCKDEEIADDFDDLAAVFEEQADAFSDWLIDQLHDGSDDLLKVVAVALGNRLAPNQAASLAARVPRLGQNELITLVHTLGALKLWVPGNLQLADACVNQAEIGDVLDDVLSELRRGMHLNAWGWVGNESSELNAARDACAVAADKARSIHLRAQLSQAAEWFQQTIDELHDRELEEDW